The DNA sequence GGTGATCAGCGGCCACTGGAAGTCGTTCCAGGTGCCGACGAAGGTGAGCAGGCCCAGCACGGCCAGCGCGGGCCGGATCGCGGGCAGCACGATGCTCCAGTAGATGCGCATCGTGCTGGCGCCGTCGACGCGCCCGGACTCGATCAGCTCGTCGGGCACCGCGCCGAGGATGAACTGCCGCATGTAGAACACGCCGAACGCGCTGACCAGGCCCGGCACGATGACCGCGAGCAGGCTGCCGTTCCAGCCGCCCTCACCCGGCAGCTTGCCCATGAGGATGTACAGGGCGACCACGCCGAGCTGGTTGGGCACGGTCAGGGTCAGGATCACGACCAGCATGAGCGCGTTGCGGCCCTTGAACCGCAGCTTGGCGAAGGCGAACCCGGCCACCGAGCAGAAGAACAGGATCGACAGCGTCACCAGGGTCGACACGATCACGCTGTTGAGCAGCGACTCGGCGAAGTAGACGTCTTCGAGGGTGAACACCTCGCGCAGGTTCGTGCCCAGGTTGCCGCCGGGCAGGAACTTCGGCGGGATGTCGGCCAGCGCGGCGTCGGTGCTGGTCGCGATGACGAACATCCAGTAGATCGGGTACGCCGACACCAGGAAGAAGACGGTGAGCAGGACGTACGTCCAGGCGCCCGCCGGGGTGTCCTGGGGGGCGCGCCCGACCTGGGACGGCTTGACCCGGCGCACCCGCGCGGGCGGGGCGGGCGGCGCGGTGCGCTGCCGGTCCACGGTCGCGGTCATCGGCGTCCTCCTCCGAGCCGGTTCGCCACCAGGGCGTTGAGCCCGGCGACGAGGACGATGATCAGGAACAGGGCCCAGGACATCGCCGCGGCGTAGCCCAGGTTGAGGTTCTTCCAGCCGACCTTGTAGATGAGCTGGGCGATGGTCTGCCATTCGCCGTTGGAGCCGCCGGTGGCGGCGGCCGGGTTGGACTCGAACAGCATCGGCTCGGTGAACAGCTGGAGCCCGCCGATGGTGGACAGCACCACCGTGAAGATCACGACCGGCAGGATCATCGGCACGGTGACCCGCCACAGCTGCTTCCAGGCGCTGGCGCCGTCCAGGGCCGCGGCCTCGTAGATGTCGCGCGGGATGGTCTGCATCGCGGCCAGGTAGAGCAGCGCGTTGTAGCCGATCCACTTCCAGTTGACCATGGTGGCGATGGCGATCCAGGACTGGACCTTCCCGGCCCGCCAGTCCAGCGGGTCACTCGGGTCGTTCAGCCCGATCAGCGACAGCACCCAGTTGGCCACGCCGCTGTTCTTCGAGAAGATCACGAGGAAGACCAGCGTGGACGCGGTCAGCGGCGTGATGTACGGCAGCAGCATGCTCACCCGGAACCAGATCTTGCCCTTGAGCTTGCGGTTGAGCAGGTGCGCGACGCACATCGCGGCGAACAGCTGCGGCACCGTCGACAGCACGAAGATGCCGAACGTGTTGAACAGCGCGTTGAAGAAGTCCTCGTCGGTGAACAGGCGCTGGAAGTTGGCGAACCCGGCCCAGCCGTCCTGGGACGGATCGTCCAGCCGCCACGTACGCAGGGCCACGATCCCGTTGAAGATCAGCGGGAACAGTCCGAACACCGCGAAGAGGATGAAGAACGGAGCGACGAGGACGTACGGCATCTGCCGCACGTCGAAGCGGTGCAGGCGGTGCGACAACCCGCGCACGATTACCTCCAGTTAACCGAGATCGGTCGATATGATGCGGTCGCGGGCGAAGAGGTGGACGCCGTAGGGAGACGCCCACCTCTTCAGATCCCGACTGCGACGCGGGTCAGGCCTTGGCCGCCTTCTCGGCTTCCTTCAGCGCCTGGGCCCAGGCGTCGGCCGACTTGGTCGTGCCCGCCTGGACGGAGTTGATGACGTTCTCCACCGCGACGCGGGTCGGGCCGTTCTTCTTGCCCAGGTACTGCGGGGTCAGGCCCTCAGCGGTCTTGCTGAAGATCTGGCCGACCGGGGCGTTGCTGAAGAACGGGTTCTTGAAGTCGGCGATCGCCGGGTCCTTGTACAGCGCGGGCTGCGAGGGCAGGTTGCCGACCTTCTTGAAGATCTCGATCTGCTGCTCGGGCTGGATCAGCCACTCCAGCAACTCGTACGCCTCGACGGTGTGCTTGCCCTGCTTCGGGATGGTCAGGAACGAGCCGCCCCAGTTGCCGCCGCCGCCCGGGATCGCGGCCACGTCCCACTTGCCGGAGGTGTCCGGCGCGGTGTTCTTGATGTGGCCCTGCATCCAGGCCGGGCAGGCCAGCACCGCGAAGTCGCCCTTGACGAAGCCCGCGTTCCACTCCGGCGACCAGGCCGCCAGGTTCGCCGACAGGCCCGCGTCGATGGCCTTCATGGTGGTGTCGAAGGC is a window from the Catellatospora sp. TT07R-123 genome containing:
- a CDS encoding carbohydrate ABC transporter permease, which codes for MTATVDRQRTAPPAPPARVRRVKPSQVGRAPQDTPAGAWTYVLLTVFFLVSAYPIYWMFVIATSTDAALADIPPKFLPGGNLGTNLREVFTLEDVYFAESLLNSVIVSTLVTLSILFFCSVAGFAFAKLRFKGRNALMLVVILTLTVPNQLGVVALYILMGKLPGEGGWNGSLLAVIVPGLVSAFGVFYMRQFILGAVPDELIESGRVDGASTMRIYWSIVLPAIRPALAVLGLLTFVGTWNDFQWPLITLGGSDYPTSMVALFDLASGNYVLYRRVLAGALVATLPLIVMLAVGGRQIVRGIMEGAVKS
- a CDS encoding carbohydrate ABC transporter permease; its protein translation is MRGLSHRLHRFDVRQMPYVLVAPFFILFAVFGLFPLIFNGIVALRTWRLDDPSQDGWAGFANFQRLFTDEDFFNALFNTFGIFVLSTVPQLFAAMCVAHLLNRKLKGKIWFRVSMLLPYITPLTASTLVFLVIFSKNSGVANWVLSLIGLNDPSDPLDWRAGKVQSWIAIATMVNWKWIGYNALLYLAAMQTIPRDIYEAAALDGASAWKQLWRVTVPMILPVVIFTVVLSTIGGLQLFTEPMLFESNPAAATGGSNGEWQTIAQLIYKVGWKNLNLGYAAAMSWALFLIIVLVAGLNALVANRLGGGRR